The stretch of DNA TGGCGGTGGGTGACGGCGGGACCGTGCTCGAGCGCCGCGGTGGCACCTGGCGGCGGGCGGAGACTGCGACCGGCGCCATCCTGCTCGCGGTGTGGGGCCGGTCGCGCGACGACGTCTACGCCTGCGGGCGCGACGGCGTGGTGATACACCGTGACGCCCGGGGCTGGAAACCGCTCCCGTCGCCAACAATCCTGACGCTGGAGGGCATGTTCGGCTCCCCGGCGGGCGTGTGGTTCGCCGGAAACTACGGCGCGGTGCTGCGCCTGCAGTGACAGCGCCCGGCGGTGGGGTGGAAAATCAATGGACGAAACCGGGTCGCTTTCCGTATTAGTAGGGAATTGAAGACCGGCCGCCGGCGCGGGCGGCCCGATGCAAGATGTCAAACCGACTGACCCCCGAGCAATTCAAGGTGAAGTCGCTGGGTGAGTGCCGCGTGCCCTCGCCCCTCGGACTGTCTCCGCACGTGGGTGACGGACTCGCGCACTACGTACCCGACAAGACCCGGGTGTTGTACCGCATTGCCGGCGAGTCCGAGGAGGACTTTTCCACCCATCTCTTCCTGGAGCGTGCCGGTCCGCGCGACCACCTCTACTTCGACCCCGCGCACACGCGTGCGGCCGTTGTCACATGCGGCGGCCTTTCGCCGGGGGTCAACAACGTCATCCGCTCCATCGTGCTGGAACTGCAGTTCCAGTACGGCGTGCGCGACATCATCGGGTTCCGCTACGGATACCGGGGTCTGAACCCGGAGCGCGGCTACGAGCCGGTTCCGCTTACCTACGAACTCATCCGCACCATCCACAACGAGGGCGGGTCCATCCTGGGAACCTCGCGGGGTGCGGAGGAAGTCAACGTGATGGTGGACCGGCTGGTGGAGTTGGGTGTGGATATCCTCTTCTGCATCGGCGGCGATGGAACGCTGCGCGGCGCCCACGCCATGTACGAGGAGATCGAGCGGCGCAACCTCGACATCGCCATCGTGGGCATTCCCAAGACCATCGACAACGACATTACCTTCGTCTACAAGACGTTCGGTTTCGACACGGCGGTGGAGGTGGTGCGCTCGGCCATCGACGGGGCGCACGTGGAGGCGATTGGTTCGGTGAACGGCGTGGGCCTGGTGAAGGTGATGGGGCGCGACTCGGGCTTTATCGCCGCCTACGGCGCGTTGGCCAGCATGCAGGTCAACTTCTGCCTCGTTCCCGAGGTACCCTTCGACCTCGAGGGCGAGGGCGGGTTCTTCGACTGCCTGGAGAAGCGGTTGCAGCGCCACGGCCACGCGGTGGTGGTGGTGGCGGAGGGCGCCGGCCAGCAGTTCTTCCCCAACGCCACGCGGGAACAGGACGCCTCCGGCAACGTCGTGCCCCGCGACATCGGCGTGTTTCTGCGCGACGAGATCGCCCGTTACCTGCGCGGGCGCGGGCAGATGTTTTCGATGAAGTACATCGATCCCAGCTACATGATCCGCAGTGTGAAGGCCAACGCGGGCGACGCGATCTTCTGCGACAACCTGGCGCGCAACGCGGTGCACGCGGGCATGATCGGCAAGACCGACGTGGTCATCGGTCTGTGGCATGGCATCTATACGCACGTTCCCATCCCGCTCACGGTCCGCGGGCGCAAGCACATCCACCCGGAGAGCTACCTGTGGCGCAGCGTGGTGGCGGCCACCGGCCAGCCCATGGTAATGCGCGCGCGCGCGCGACGCTGAACCGGCCCACCCTTGGTTGACTGCCCGGGGAGGCACCCCGAACCGCCGCTTGAATTCGCCCCCCGCCCGGTGGTAGGCTCGCCCGACAAGTCGTAAGCAACCCTTCACTCAGGAGGAAGTCATGACCCCGCTTTTCCGAACCGGCGGGATCCTGATTTCTGTGCTCGCGATTCTGATTCTCGCCCCGGGACCATCCCGGGGGGATGACGGCGCGGTACAGAACCAGATCTCTGTCTATACCGGAGCCAATGCGCAGGGTTACCTGCAGCCGCTCGTCAATGCGTTTGGGGCGGCTCTCAACAGTACCTACAGCTACTCGGCCTACATCCCCCCTTCGAGTTTTCATATTTCGCTCGAGGTGCCGGTAATGGGCGTCTTCTTCGAAGACTCAGACCGCACCTTCACGGCGACGACGGAACAGGGGTTCCTCCCGCAGTCGGAAGTCACGACGGCACCGACGGTGGTCGGTCCCGGGCAGGCGGTCACCGTTCCGGGCCAGGGGGGGACGCAGTTCAGCTGCCCCGGCGGGCTGAACCTCAACTCGTTTGGCCTCGTCGTGCCGCAGCTGCGCGTGTCCTCGTTCCTGGGGACCGAGGGCATCCTGCGCTGGGTGGCCTACGACTCGGGCGACGCGGATCTTGGGAAAATCAGCCTGTTTGGCATCGGCGGCCGCCACAGCCTGTCGCAGTACATGGGGGAGACGCCCCCGCTGGACCTCGCGGTGGGGCTGCTGTATCAGACCTTCAATGTGGGCGAGAACCCGGACGGCGGCGACTTTACCTCCACCACGGCGTTCTCGATGCAGGTGCAGGCCAGCAAGCGCATGCCGGTGGGGTTCATGACCTTCGAGCCCTACACGGCGCTCGCATTCGAGACGCTGAGTGTCGACGTCGCTTATGACGACGACAACGGTGATCCGGTGACCACCACCGTGGATGGCGACAACGATGTTCGCTTCACCGTGGGCGCGGGGTTCAACTTTGTCGCCGGCCAGATTTTCGCCGATTACAGTTTTGCCGCCACCAACAACTTCTCGTTCGGACTTGCCCTGGGCAACGTCGGACGGCCCCAGTAAAGGAGTGATGACGATGAAACGGACATTGATTGTGCCGGCCATGGTCGTCGCCCTTGCCGCGATGGCCATTCCCGGTTGCCTGGAAGACAAGGTGGTCGAGCTCGTGCTGACCGGAGAGACCTACGCCGACTTCTCGCAGGACGAAACCACGGAGAACTTCGTGGAGCCCGCCGTCGTCGACATGGGCCAGGAGATTCGTGATATTCTGAACGAGAACGGCTACGGCACCGACGACATCCTGGAGGCACACGTGACGTCGGCGAGCTACGGCGTCACCTCGTTCAGCCAGGCGCACGACTGGGAGATCGGCGGTCGTATCGACGTCACCTACAATGGAACCACCGAGACGGCCATCTTCTACACCGCGCAGTCGGTGCAGGGTGCGCTGGGCAAGAAGATCCCGGCGCCGCTGGAGGTCGCCGCGGTGGACCTGATCAACACGGCGCTGGATGACTTCCTGGCCGGGGCCAATCCGGTTCTCACCTTCACGGTGGTGAACGGATCGGTTACCCCGGTGCCGTCGCCGACCGACCGCATGATCTTCGACTGGCGCGCGTGGCTGGCCGTCCAGATCATCATCGAGGAGACGCTGGAAGACATTCCCGACCCGTTCTGATCGACGGCCGCGTTTGAATCGGTGGCGCGCCCCGTGGTTCTTCCACGCGGGCGCGCCGCCACCTACCCAAGGAGCTTTCTCATGACCCGCATCGACACGCTCGAGCCGAAGCACGTCTGGAGCCATTTCGATAAGATCCGCCAGGTTCCCCGGCCCTCGCGCCACGAGGAGAAGATCCGCGAGCACATTCTCGCGTGGGCACGCGAACGTGGCTTCGAGGCGCGCACCGACAAGGTCGGCAACACGGTGATTTCAGTTCCCGCCAGCAAGGGCCGCGAGAAGGCGCCGACGGTGGTGCTGCAGGCACACATGGACATGGTGTGCGAAAAAAACGCCGACGTGTCGTTCGACTTCATGAAGGATGCCATCCGGCTCGAAATGAACGGTGACTGGCTCAAGGCCAGCGGGACCACGCTGGGCGCGGACAACGGTGTCGGGCTCGCCGCGGCGCTGGCGGTTGCCGACGACCCCGCTGTGGCCCACGGGCCCATCGAAATCCTGGTGACGGTAGACGAGGAAACCGGGCTGACCGGCGCGGCGGAACTGGATCCCGCGCTGATCACGGGGCGACGGCTCATCAACCTGGACACCGAAGAACTGGGCGCCATCTACATTGGCTGTTCCGGCGGCGGAAACTCCACCGTGTCCGTCCCGGTGAAGACCCAGGCCGCGCCGGCCGGGTCGGCTTTCGTCGAGGCTGCTGTGACCGGTCTGAAGGGCGGCCATTCCGGCATGGACATCCACCTGCACCGTGGCAACGCGGTGATGACCCTCGCGCGCATCCTGCGTGTCGCCAGCGCCGGCACGCCCTTCCACCTGGCCGCAATTCGTGGCGGAAATGCGCACAACGCCATTCCACGCGAGGCGCGCGCGGTGTGCGCGCTCAAGGAGTCGGACGTGAAGGCGTTCACCGCCGCGGTGAAGACCGAGGGTGGACGCGCGGCGACGGAGCTTGCCGCGTCCGATCCCGAAATGACGGTCGCGGTGAAGACCGGCGCCGGGTCGGTCCCGGTGATGGACGCCGCCTCGACGCGGCGCGTTCTCAATGCGCTATCGCTGATTCCGCACGGGGTGGAGGAAATGAGCGTGGCGGTGCCGGGTCTGGTGGAGACGTCGAGCAACCTGGCCGCGGTGGAGACGAAGGAATCCGCGGTGGAGGCGCTGGTAAGCGTGCGCAGCCCCATTCGTTCCGCCATGGACATGCTGCGCGAGCGGCTGTACGCCGTGGCCGAACTGGCAGGGGGCTCGGTGAAAGACCAGACGCCCTATCCGGGTTGGAATCCAGACCTGCAGTCGGAGATGCTCAAGGTCACCAGGGGTGTGCATGAGCGCGTGCTCGGTACCGCGCCCGAACTCAAGGCGGTGCATGCCGGGCTGGAATGCGGCGTGATCGGCGAGAAGCTGCCAGGTATCGACATGGTATCCATCGGACCGTGGATCGAAGCGCCACACTCACCGGCGGAGCGCATCAACGTGCCGTCCGTGGCCGTGTTCTGGAAACTTCTCACTGCGGTGCTCGACGATCTTTCGCGCTGAGGGCCACACGCCGAGGCGCGGCCTACTTCAGCAGAACCATCTTGCGCGTTTCGGCGCGGTCGCTGGTGGCGAGGCGGTAGAAGTATACGCCGGAGCCGGCCGGAACGCCCGCGTGGTTGCGGCCGTTCCACGCGACCGAGTGGCGACCACCGGGCAGGGCACCGTCGACGAGTGTCTGCACGCGGGCGCCGGTGACGTCGTAGACGGTCAACGTCACGCGATGGCTGCGGCCCG from Candidatus Krumholzibacteriia bacterium encodes:
- a CDS encoding aminoacyl-histidine dipeptidase: MTRIDTLEPKHVWSHFDKIRQVPRPSRHEEKIREHILAWARERGFEARTDKVGNTVISVPASKGREKAPTVVLQAHMDMVCEKNADVSFDFMKDAIRLEMNGDWLKASGTTLGADNGVGLAAALAVADDPAVAHGPIEILVTVDEETGLTGAAELDPALITGRRLINLDTEELGAIYIGCSGGGNSTVSVPVKTQAAPAGSAFVEAAVTGLKGGHSGMDIHLHRGNAVMTLARILRVASAGTPFHLAAIRGGNAHNAIPREARAVCALKESDVKAFTAAVKTEGGRAATELAASDPEMTVAVKTGAGSVPVMDAASTRRVLNALSLIPHGVEEMSVAVPGLVETSSNLAAVETKESAVEALVSVRSPIRSAMDMLRERLYAVAELAGGSVKDQTPYPGWNPDLQSEMLKVTRGVHERVLGTAPELKAVHAGLECGVIGEKLPGIDMVSIGPWIEAPHSPAERINVPSVAVFWKLLTAVLDDLSR
- a CDS encoding ATP-dependent 6-phosphofructokinase, whose protein sequence is MSNRLTPEQFKVKSLGECRVPSPLGLSPHVGDGLAHYVPDKTRVLYRIAGESEEDFSTHLFLERAGPRDHLYFDPAHTRAAVVTCGGLSPGVNNVIRSIVLELQFQYGVRDIIGFRYGYRGLNPERGYEPVPLTYELIRTIHNEGGSILGTSRGAEEVNVMVDRLVELGVDILFCIGGDGTLRGAHAMYEEIERRNLDIAIVGIPKTIDNDITFVYKTFGFDTAVEVVRSAIDGAHVEAIGSVNGVGLVKVMGRDSGFIAAYGALASMQVNFCLVPEVPFDLEGEGGFFDCLEKRLQRHGHAVVVVAEGAGQQFFPNATREQDASGNVVPRDIGVFLRDEIARYLRGRGQMFSMKYIDPSYMIRSVKANAGDAIFCDNLARNAVHAGMIGKTDVVIGLWHGIYTHVPIPLTVRGRKHIHPESYLWRSVVAATGQPMVMRARARR